From the genome of Nasonia vitripennis strain AsymCx chromosome 1, Nvit_psr_1.1, whole genome shotgun sequence, one region includes:
- the LOC100679105 gene encoding uncharacterized protein LOC100679105 yields MSETVEERNLRLYLERMKNSRSKESEEQVALRRMQEAQRMARHRAKKKRCLDENLAREISKIAELSKMPDATTIAEMSELNMNKISAELKQMMERGKVPEHIVQMAQLAEFSKMSEINKMSQDMAKRYEMEKIAEYTKNNEYMKMQMQMTELAKMNEMMKMSEMAKYSDISKMNEIVKMNEMMKMSQMAKMNEMAKISEVQRMNEIAKLNEMVKMTEMAKYNDITKLNEIAQINEMAKEIAKMNEKTKMNEMIKMANMQNDITKMPEYSKMAEMAKLTELAKLNEITITKLSDPPQSQSQQQQPQPQQKVQEIPRIPEPVITVPNPRNLQNVQTVQVAQASPSSSINFPTVPGQGKYTQLLVIIEELGRDIRLSYAGSRSAAERLKMGIQHARILVRECLLETEHNARQ; encoded by the exons ATGTCAGAAACAGTGGAGGAGCGTAACCTCAGGCTTTACCTGGAGAGAATGAAGAATTCCAGGAGTAAGGAGTCTGAGGAGCAAGTGGCCCTCAGGAGGATGCAGGAGGCTCAGAGGATGGCCAGGCATAGAGCCAAGAAGAAGCGCTGCCTGGACGAGAATCTGGCTAGGGAAATATCCAAGATTGCGGAGCTCTCCAAGATGCCTGACGCCACTACTATTGCAGAGATGTCAGAGCTGAACATGAACAAGATATCAGCCGAGCTCAAGCAGATGATGGAGAGAGGCAAGGTGCCAGAGCACATAGTTCAGATGGCACAGTTGGCTGAATTTAGCAAGATGTCGGAGATCAACAAGATGTCACAGGACATGGCCAAACGCTACGAGATGGAGAAGATAGCCGAGTATACCAAGAATAACGAGTACATGAAGATGCAGATGCAGATGACGGAGCTGGCTAAGATGAACGAGATGATGAAGATGTCGGAAATGGCAAAGTACTCGGATATTTCCAAAATGAACGAAATTGTCAAAATGAATGAGATGATGAAGATGTCTCAGATGGCAAAAATGAACGAG ATGGCGAAAATTAGTGAAGTCCAGAGAATGAATGAAATCGCAAAGTTGAACGAGATGGTCAAAATGACAGAGATGGCCAAGTACAATGACATCACCAAGCTGAACGAAATAGCTCAGATCAATGAAATGGCAAAGGAGATAGCCAAAATGAACGAGAAGACAAAGATGAACGAGATGATAAAAATGGCAAACATGCAGAATGACATAACTAAGATGCCAGAGTATTCAAAAATGGCAGAAATGGCGAAGCTGACAGAGCTAGCCAAGCTAAATGAAATCACTATAACAAAACTGAGCGATCCTCCTCAGTCGCAATCCCAGCAACAGCAGCCTCAGCCTCAGCAAAAGGTGCAGGAAATTCCAAGGATTCCAGAACCTGTCATCACTGTGCCAAACCCAAGGAATCTGCAGAACGTGCAGACAGTCCAg GTAGCACAGGCCAGCCCGTCGAGTTCTATAAATTTTCCAACAGTGCCTGGTCAAGGCAAGTACACTCAGCTGCTTGTCATAATCGAGGAACTTGGCAGAGACATACGTCTCTCGTACGCTGGCAGCCGCAGTGCAGCAGAGCGCCTTAAAATGGGAATTCAGCATGCCAGGATCCTCGTACGCGAGTGCTTGCTGGAGACGGAACACAATGCGAGACAATGA